Proteins from one Cryptomeria japonica chromosome 4, Sugi_1.0, whole genome shotgun sequence genomic window:
- the LOC131079796 gene encoding probable disease resistance protein At4g33300 → MAFINSSEMVDDSAYGVSGKSQFYVGLDKCIGDLRGLLFHSEVSIVGLHCLGGGGKTTLALALLNDPQIKGYFRDNVIFITVSQSPNLTAILETMWEKIARKTRPEFHSLKDARMKLQKLILSQSKPTLVILDDLWSRTNLENLLFEGPGYKTLVTTRDNSTIPTSPTTRLYQLPLLCEEDALSLFCFWAFGQPSIPSTVNANIVKEVQAQCGGLPLALKVIGRSLHGEPQQVWERAKNKISRGESISAYHKNGLIKLLEITIDSLDDVAKECFLDLAVFPEDRKICADALLDIWVYVRKLQWHDALSILSDLASRNLLNLTSTPRRIAISHGNASELYFSQHSVMRELALHLGCRDGVVHRKRFLMDRKEQSLPEKWEFLNHNACDVQVLSIHTGPMEANNWYEMSLPDTEALLLLFTSSEYSLPPFLKSMKNLKFLMVLKDGAKRATVKGLDALSSLSELKCVRLESLIAPLVQKQRKELSNLEKLSLSLCEGFDYASTFNITKLRDFNIDHSSNLEEVPISFCYMPSIKMWSISNCHLVQKLPYELGNMNSLRMLRLSALPGLKELPPSIGKLRLLECLDISFCEGLRELPEEIGQLKKLSEFDMRECSRLKRLPRAVCELSSLKLVVCDEKIGKQWLRAKSISLPELTVEIAETQFSLDWLDD, encoded by the exons ATGGCTTTTATCAACAGTTCTGAAATGGTAGACGATTCCGCATATGGTGTTTCTGGAAAATCTCAGTTTTATGTGGGACTGGACAAATGTATTGGAGATTTGAGGGGACTGTTATTCCATAGCGAGGTGTCAATTGTTGGGTTGCACTGCCTGGGAGGCGGAGGAAAAACTACTCTGGCGTTGGCTCTTTTGAATGATCCTCAAATCAAAG GATACTTCCGCGATAATGTCATTTTCATCACCGTCTCGCAGTCCCCAAACCTAACGGCAATTTTAGAAACTATGTGGGAAAAGATCGCTAGAAAGACGAGACCAGAATTTCATAGTTTGAAAGATGCACGGATGAAGCTGCAAAAATTGATTTTGAGTCAATCCAAACCAACTCTGGTGATTTTGGATGATTTATGGTCCAGAACAAATTTGGAAAATTTGCTATTTGAAGGACCAGGTTACAAAACTCTTGTAACCACCAGAGACAATTCCACCATTCCAACAAGCCCGACTACCCGGCTGTATCAGTTACCATTGTTGTGCGAAGAAGATGCGCTGTCACTTTTCTGTTTCTGGGCTTTTGGACAGCCATCAATCCCAAGCACTGTAAATGCAAATATAGTGAAGGAG GTGCAAGCACAATGTGGCGGCCTACCACTTGCTCTAAAGGTGATTGGAAGATCTTTGCATGGGGAACCACAACAGGTTTGGGAGAGGGCGAAGAACAAGATTTCTAGAGGAGAATCTATATCAGCTTATCACAAAAATGGGCTAATTAAATTGTTGGAGATCACTATCGATTCCTTAGATGATGTAGCCAAAGAATGCTTCTTAGACCTAGCTGTATTTCCAGAGGACAGGAAAATCTGTGCTGATGCACTATTGGACATATGGGTTTATGTTCGGAAGTTACAGTGGCATGACGCTTTGTCCATCTTATCGGATCTTGCAAGCAGAAACCTGTTGAATTTGACTAGCACGCCAAG AAGAATAGCAATCTCACATGGAAATGCCTCGGAGCTGTACTTTTCTCAGCATAGTGTAATGCGCGAACTTGCCCTCCATTTGGGATGCCGAGACGGTGTAGTCCACAGGAAGAGGTTTCTGATGGACAGGAAGGAGCAAAGTTTGCCTGAAAAATGGGAGTTTCTTAATCATAATGCATGCGATGTTCAAGTGCTCTCTATTCATACAG GGCCTATGGAGGCAAACAACTGGTATGAGATGAGTTTACCTGACACAGAGGCCCTGTTGTTACTCTTTACTTCAAGCGAATACTCTCTTCCCCCATTTCTGAAGTCTATGAAGAATCTAAAATTTCTAATGGTATTGAAAGATGGGGCAAAGAGGGCAACTGTCAAAGGTCTAGATGCTTTATCTTCGCTTAGTGAACTCAAGTGTGTCCGCTTGGAGAGTTTGATTGCACCTCTTGTTCAAAAACAAAGGAAAGAACTATCAAACTTAGAGAAGTTATCTTTAAGCTTATGCGAAGGATTTGACTATGCATCCACATTCAACATTACCAAGCTGCGGGACTTTAACATTGATCACTCCAGCAACTTGGAGGAGGTGCCAATTAGTTTCTGTTATATGCCTTCTATTAAGATGTGGTCTATTAGCAACTGCCACCTGGTTCAGAAGTTACCTTATGAACTTGGGAATATGAACTCTCTCAGAATGCTGAGGTTATCAGCGTTACCGGGCTTAAAAGAGCTTCCACCATCGATTGGAAAACTTCGGCTGTTGGAATGTCTAGACATCTCATTCTGTGAGGGGCTCAGAGAACTTCCAGAGGAAATAGGGCAACTAAAGaaattgagtgagtttgatatgaGGGAATGTTCTCGTTTGAAGAGGTTACCAAGAGCTGTTTGTGAACTGAGTTCCCTCAAGCTGGTTGTCTGTGATGAGAAGATTGGGAAGCAGTGGTTACGGGCAAAGAGCATATCTCTTCCAGAACTTACAGTTGAAATTGCGGAAACACAGTTTAGTCTGGATTGGCTTGATGATTGA